A window of the Scylla paramamosain isolate STU-SP2022 chromosome 34, ASM3559412v1, whole genome shotgun sequence genome harbors these coding sequences:
- the LOC135090015 gene encoding tumor necrosis factor alpha-induced protein 8-like protein, which produces MGDSFKARDISLKAQKKLLSKMSNKTIAKNFIDGNLASVLDNLYSLFKGYTGNKKEAEKVVKNIIKIVVKINILYRNDEFSAEDLKVANQLRNKFNTIVKTVISFFEVAFTFDKVFLTKNINDCRDLLKQLVGNHLTDKSLGRIDHVLDAFTDPAFMEEMFRPESPHRPILQKIIDDMSKAFDEGGI; this is translated from the exons aTGGGTGACTCCTTCAAGGCGCGGGATATCAGCCTGAAGGCGCAGAAGAAGCTCCTCAGCAAGATGTCCAACAAGACTATAGCCAAGAACTTTATCGACGGTAACCTCGCCTCCGTGCTGGACAACCTCTACTCGCTCTTCAAGGgatat ACAGGGAACAAGAAGGAGGCGGAGAAAGTGGTCAAAAACATCATCAAGATCGTGGTGAAAATAAACATTCTGTACCGAAATGACGAGTTTTCTGCAGAGGATTTGAAAGTGGCCaaccag CTGCGTAACAAGTTCAACACGATCGTGAAGACGGTGATCAGTTTCTTCGAGGTGGCCTTCACCTTCGACAAAGTGTTCCTCACCAAGAACATCAACGACTGCCGGGACCTCCTGAAGCAGCTGGTCGGCAACCATCTCACGGACAAGAGTCTGGGCAGGATAGACCACGTGCTGGACGCCTTCACCGACCCCGCCTTCATGGAGGAGATGTTCAGGCCGGAGTCCCCGCACCGGCCCATCCTGCAGAAGATTATCGATGACATGAGTAAAGCGTTTGATGAAGGAGGCATCTGA